The DNA sequence GCCAGCCCCGGGCGAGCGGCGTCAGCGTGCTCGCGTACGCGGTGCGCACCCGGTACCGGCCGTCCCCGGTCGGCTCCCAGCCCGCCGGCACGCCCCGGGCACCCAGCTCGGCCACCAGCACGTGCACCCGCCAGGCCGCGTCCACCACCACGGAGAGCCGGGCCGTGCCACCCATCCGCACCACCTCCCCCGGCCCGGCGAGCAGGCCGGCGAGGTCCGCCAGCGCGGGATCGGCCGCCTCGGTGGAGAACAGCGAGGGCTGGCGGGCCGGGTTCGGATTCGGGGAGGGTGGCGTCAGCGACACTCCGGGACCTCGTCGAAGGCCTCTTTGAGTTCGGGTGAGTTGAGTTTGCTGGTGTCCAGCGCGCTCGCGTCGTACTCCTGGTTCAGCGTGTCCACGGCGGCGCGCACGCCGTCGTAGAAGGGGCCGGCCTGGGCCGTGTCGAGCCCCTCGATGGTGGTCCGGGCCCGCCCGTAAGCGTCCCGCATCTTGCCCAGCGAGCCGCGGAACCCGGCGGAGACCTCGGTGCCGTGGTCGACCTCCGGCACGCCCGCCTCCTCGACCTTGCGCCGCGCCGTCTCGCTGGCCGCCTCGGCGCCGGCGAACAACCGCACCAGGTTCTCCTTGGCCTGTGGCGGGGTGGTCTGCGCGGTCATCTGCTGCTTGGTGCTGCTGGTCAGCTTGGAGATCTCCGCGCGCCACGGGGTGAGCGCCTGGCAGACCGACGCGGCCCAGGCCCGTGGGCTGGGGCCGCCGCAGCCGGCGACCACGAGGACCAGCGTGGCCAGGACCACCGTGAGCTTTCCGGCGGTTGCCGCCCGGCGCGTACGCATGCGTTGCAGCGTACGACCTCCGGGTGGAACCGCCACCGGTCAGGTTTCGTGCACGGGACGGTTCCCGGCCGGTCGTGGCCGGCCGGGAACCGTCCCGCCGGTCAGGCGCCCACCGTCTCCGGGTGCTGGTCCGAGGTGCCCGCACCGTGGTCCGAGCTGTCCATCACGACGCCCTTGCGCTTGCTGAACACCACCGCCGCCGCGATGATCAGCGCGGCCACCACGGCGATCGTGATCCGCAGCGCGGGATTCTTGTCGTCGCCCACGCTCCAGGCCACCACGGCCGGGGCGATCAGCAGCGAGACCAGGTTCATCACCTTGATCAGCGGGTTGATCGCCGGGCCGGCGGTGTCCTTGAACGGGTCGCCGACCGTGTCGCCGATGACCGTGGCGGAGTGCGCCTCGGAGCCCTTGCCGCCGTACGCGCCGTCCTCGACGAGCTTCTTGGCGTTGTCCCAGGCTCCACCGGAGTTGGACAGGAAGACCGCCATCAGCGTGCCCGCGCCGATCGCGCCGGCCAGGTACGACGCCAGCGCGCCCGGGCCGAGACCGAAGCCGACCGCGATCGGGGCCAGGATGGCCAGCAGGCCGGGGGTCAGCAGCTCGCGCTGCGCGTCCCGGGTGCAGATGTCCACGACCTTGCCGTACTCGGGCCGCTGGGTGCGGTCCATGATGCCGGGCAGCTCGCGGAACTGCCGGCGCACCTCCATCACCACGGCACCGGCCGAGCGGGAGACCGCGTTGATGGCCAGGCCGGAGAAGAGGAAGACCACGGCCGCGCCGATGATCAGGCCGACCAGGTTGCGCGGGTTGGCCACGTTCAGCGCGTTGAGGATCTCGGTGCCGACGTCGCCCACGCCCGCGTCCGCGTACGAGGTCCGCAGCGTGTCGGTGTACGAGCCGAACAGCGCGGTCGCGGCCAGCACCGCGGTGGCGATCGCGATGCCCTTGGTGATCGCCTTGGTGGTGTTGCCGACCGCGTCCAGCTCGGTCAGCGTCCGCGCGCCGTGCTCGTCGATGTCCCCGGACATCTCGGCCACGCCCTGCGCGTTGTCCGAGATCGGGCCGAACGTGTCCATCGCGACGATGACGCCGACGGTGGTGAGCAGGCCGGTGCCGGCCAGCGCGACCGCGAACAGCGACAGCGTGATCGAGCTGCCGCCGAGCAGGAACGCGCCGAAGACGCCGGCGCCGATCAGCAGCGCCGAGTAGACCGCCGACTCCAGGCCGATGCTGATGCCGGCCAGGATGACGGTGGCGGCGCCGGTCTGCGAGCTCTTGCCGATGTCCTGCACCGGGCGCCGGTTGGTCTCGGTGAAGTAGCCGGTCAGCGCCTGGATCGCGGCGGCCAGCACGATGCCGATCACGACCGCGCCGATGGCCACCAGCCGCGGGTTGCGGTCGACGTCGGTCAGCCCGCCCTCCAGCTCGCCGAACGTGGCCGGCAGGTACGCGAACGCGGCGATCGCCACCAGCACCGCGGAGATCACCGCGGACAGGTAGAAGGCCCGGTTGATCGCGGTCAGACCGTTGCGGTCGCTGGCGCGCAGCCGGGTGATGAACACGCCCACGATCGCGACCAGCACACCGATGGTGGAGATGATCAGCGGGAAGACCAGGCCGTCCTCGCCGAACGCGGCCCGGCCCAGGATCAGCGCGGCGACCAGCGTGACCGCGTACGACTCGAACAGGTCGGCGGCCATGCCGGCGCAGTCGCCGACGTTGTCGCCCACGTTGTCGGCGATGGTCGCGGCGTTGCGCGGGTCGTCCTCCGGGATGCCCTGCTCGACCTTGCCGACCAGGTCCGCGCCGACGTCCGCGGCCTTGGTGAAGATGCCGCCACCGACCCGCATGAACATGGCCAGCAGCGCGGCGCCGAAGCCGAAGCCCTCCAGCACGGTCGGGGCGTCACCGCGGAACAGGATGACGACGAGCGCCGCACCGAACAGGCCGAGGCCGACGGTGAGGAAGCCGACCACGCCGCCGGTGCGGAAGGCGATCTTCATGGCGCCCTCGCGGCCACCTTCGCGCTCCCGCGCGGCGGCGGCGACCCGCAGGTTGGCGCGGGTGGCCAGCCACATGCCGGCGCCGCCGATGAACGCGCTGAACAGCGCGCCCACCACGAAGAACGCCGAGCGGCCGATCTTCACCAGCGTCTGGTTGCCGTCGGTGTCGTGCACCGGCAGCAGGAACAGCAGCACGACAGCGATCACCACGAAGATCGCCAGGGTGCGGAACTGCCGCAGCAGGTACGCCGAGGCGCCCTCCTGCACCGCCCCGGAGATCTCCTGCATGTTGGTGGTTCCCGTACCGGCTGCCAGTACCGCCTTGGTCAAGGCGGCGGCGAAGACGAGCGCCACCAGCGCGATGACCGCGGCGATGACGACGTACGTCACGTTGGCTCCGGTAAGGGACAGTGCGCCGCCGTCGGCGGCCAAGGTCCCGGACATCTATGTCCTCCTGTACCGAACACTCGCACCGGCTCGTGGAGACGCACGGGCCGACGCCTGGATGCGAACTCGCCAGCGCGCGCCATCCACCCGTTCCCGCTGGCTGCGGGGAGCGATCACTTGCTGACAACCCGGGTACTGTAGCCCTCCGGCGTGGTGAGGGTCACATCGAGGGGGCACCGTGTCTCGATGATCTTCGTAACTGTGTTATGCGAGGAAATCTGATATATAGGCCGGTCAACACGACGAGGCCGCGCTCCCCGTGCGGGGAACGCGGCCTGCGTGACGATCGGATCAGACGCGGCCGGTCGGCCAGGCCATCCGGACCTCGGTGCCGACGCCCTCGTCGACCGGGCGGACCTGGAGGTCCTCCACGAAACCGGCGAGCAGGGCGAACCCCACGCCGGTGGTGAGCGCGTCCTCGCTGAGCGACTCCTTCGCCAACTCGTCCGGGCCGAGCGCGGCCAGCCCCAGACCCGCCTCGATCGGGGCCCGGTCCACCACCCGCACCGTGTACGGCCCGCCGTCGGACATCTCCACGTAGACCAGCTCTCCCAGCCCGTACTGCCGGTGCAGCGCCACCGCCCGGGTGCACGCCTCGCCGATGGCCAGACGCACCTCGTCGAGCAGGTCCTCGCGGACCCCGGCCCGCCGGGCCACCGCGACACCGACCAGGCGGGCGGTGCGCACGTGGACCGGCGCCGGTGAGAAGGAGAGCTTGACGGTGGCCATCACGCGCCGGTGGTGTCGGCGGCGATGGCCGCGTCGACCGTCGGATGCAGCGGGAAGACCTGGTCCAGAGCGGTGATGCGGAAGATCTTGAGCAGCGGCTCCTTGTCGCAGACCAGCGCGAACGAGCCGCCGGCCGACCGGAGCCGCTTGAGCGCGCCGACCAGCACGCCCAGCCCGGTCGAGTCGAGGAAGTCCACCCGGCCCAGGTCCACCACCACGTGGCGGGCCCCACCGTCGATCAGCTCGATGAGCCGTTCCCGCAGGCGGGGTGCGGTGTAGACATCCACCTCACCGCCGACCTCGAGCACCGTGTGCTCCCCCACGGCGCGGGTCGCCAGCGACAGCTCCATCGGCCCCTCCTCGGTAAACTCTCCTGGGCATCTAACCATCCCCCCGTGCGACCGCTTCGGGTCACCGGCCTGGCCCTCCCCATACCCCCACCCTGCGGTTCCCAATTCCGAACACCAGTGCGAGAGTGCAGGACGTGACCGACGACAGCCCCGGCCCGCGGCGCACGCCGGACGAGCTGCTGCGCCGGTTGCGGCTGCGCCACGCCACCGACCCGGTCACCCACGTCGAGCGGGTGCCGGCCCGCGTCGGCGAGCCCGCGCCCTGGCCCGACTGGGCGCCGGAGGAACTGCGGGCGGCGTTCGCGGAGCGCGGCGTGGTCGCGCCGTGGCGGCACCAGACCGAGGCCGCCGAGCTGGCGTACGCGGGGCAGCACGTCGTCGTCGCCACCGGCACGGCGTCCGGCAAGTCGCTGGCGTACCAGCTTCCCGCGCTGAGCACGCTGCTCACCGACCCGCGCGCCACGGTGCTCTACCTGGCCCCGACCAAGGCGCTCGCCGCCGACCAGCTCCGCGCCGTCGCCGGCCTGGACCTCGACGGGGTACGCCCGGCCACCTACGACGGCGACACCCCGCGCACCGAGCGGGAGTGGATCCGCCGGCACGCCCGGTTCGTGCTGACCAACCCGGACATGCTGCACCACGGCATCCTGCCCGGCCACGCCCACTGGTCCGGCTTCCTGCGCCGCCTCGCGTACGTGGTGGTCGACGAGTGCCACACCTACCGGGGCGTGTTCGGCTCACACGTCGCGCACGTGCTGCGGCGGCTGCGCCGGCAGTGCGCCCGCTTCGGGCGTACGCCGGTGTTCCTGCTGGCCTCGGCCACGTCCGGTGATCCGGCGACGGCGGCCGGGCGGCTCACCGGCCTGCCCGTCACCGCCGTCACCGAGGACACGTCGCCGCGCGGCGGGGTGACGTTCGCGCTCTGGGAGCCGCCGCTGCTGCCGCCCACCTCGGAGAGCGACGTCGCCGACCTCGTGCAGGTCCGGCGCTCCGCGCTGCGGGAGACCGCCGACCTGCTCGCCGACAGCGTGGTCGAGGGGGTACGCACGCTCGCGTTCGTCAGGTCCCGCCGGGGCGCCGAGGTGGTCGCCGCGAACGCGCGGCGCTCACTCGACGAGGCGGTGCCCGGCCTCGGCGACCGGGTGGCCGCCTACCGCGCCGGCTACCTGCGCGAGGAGCGCCGCGAGCTGGAACGGGCGCTGCTGCACGGCGACCTGCTCGGGCTCGCCTCCACCAACGCGCTCGAACTCGGCGTCGACCTGGTCGGGCTGGACGCGGTGCTGATCTGCGGCTGGCCGGGCACCCGCGCCTCGCTCTGGCAGCAGGCCGGCCGCGCCGGGCGTTCCGGCGACGAGGCCCTCGCGGTGCTGGTGGCCCGCGACGACCCGCTCGACACCTACCTCGTGCACCACCCGGAGGCGCTGTTCGGCCGTCCCGTCGAGGCCACCGTGCTCGACCCGGCCAACCCGTACGTGCTCGCGCCGCAACTCGCCTGCGCCGCGCACGAGGCCCCGCTCACCGCCGCCGACCTGGAACTCTTCGGCGAGGGCGCCAAGGAGGCGGTGGACTCGCTGGTCGAGACGGGCGCGCTGCGGCAGCGGCCCACCGGCTGGTACTGGCGGCACCGGGAACGCCCCGAGGTCGACCTGCGCGGCGAGGACGGCGCACCGGTCTGCGTGGTGGAGGAGTCCACCGGGCGGCTGCTCGGCACCGTCGACGGCGGCTCCGCGCACTTCCTGCTCCACACCGGCGCGGTCTACCTGCACCAGGGCGTCTCGTACGTGGTCGACACGCTCGACCTGCCCGACGGGTGCGCGCTGGTGCACGCCGAGGAGCCGGACTGGTCCACCCACGCCCGCGACGTCACCTCGCTGTCCGTGGTCTCCGTCCGCTCGTACGTCGACGCCGGCCCGGTCGGGCTGTTCCTCGGCGAGGTCGACGTGACCAGCCAGGTGGTGTCGTACCAGCGCCGGCGCATCGCCACCGGCGAGGTGATCGACACCCGCCCGCTGGACCTGCCCGCACGCGAACTGCGCACGGTCGCGGTCTGGTTCACGCTCTCGCCGGAGTCGCTGGCTCGTGCCGGCGTCGAGGCCGCCGACGTGCCGGGCGCGCTGCACGCCGCCGAACACGCCGCGATCGGCCTGCTGCCGCTGATCGCGACCTGCGACCGCTGGGACATCGGCGGGTTGTCGACCGCCCTGCACCCGGACACCGAGGCCCCGACCGTCTTCGTCTACGACGGCCACCCCGGCGGGGCGGGCTTCGCCGAGCGGGCGTACCGGACGGCCGCCGCCTGGCTGCGCGCCACCCGCGACGCCGTGGTCGAGTGCGGGTGCGAAACCGGGTGCCCGTCCTGCGTCCAGTCCCCGAAGTGCGGAAACGGCAACAACCCGCTGGCCAAGCCGGAGGCCGTCAAGGTCCTCGACGTGGTGCTCACCAACCTCGCCGCCGCCGGCGACGCGACGGCCGGCGACGCGACGGCCGGTGATTCGTCGGGTGACGCCGCGGCGGATGACGGGCCGGGGGCGGAGCGCGGCGGGATGCTGCCACGGCAGGACGACCGGGCAACCCGACGGTCGGCGGCCGGCCGCAACACGACGGACTGACCTCGCCGGATCACTCGGCGCCCGCCGGCTCGCCGAGGCGGTGATGCCGACAATCGACCGCTATTCCCCTCACCAGCGGGTCGCCCGATGCTCGACAGCGCGCGGCCCCTACCCGCCCCTCGATCTTGCAATTTCGGCCCGCGTCTCGCCCGTTCCGCCCGATACGCCTGGGCGCAAAGTGCAAGATCGACGGGGCGGGGCGTGGGAGAGGTGCTGTCGGTTCGCTCATCGGGCCGGGTTGGGGGGAGAGAGAGAAGTGAGTCTGGTGGGTGGGACGGGTGCATGAGGACGGGCGCAGCGGGGCATTGATGTATGGGAGCGCTTCCATGCATCATTCCGGTAGCGCAGACGCGACCCCGAGACCCGTCCCGCCGGAGGTGCCGCCGTGGCCGACACGATCGCCGAGACCGTCGAGTTGCTCTACACCATCGACCAGGAAACCCTCACCCCCGACCAGCAGATAGCACTGGGCACCGCACTGGCGAACCTGGCCCAGGCGGAGCGGCTGGACCAGATCAACGAACGCCTGCGCGGCATCCACCAGGTGCTCAACGCGTGGGCGATGAAAGCCACGGTCGACGGCGGACGCTGACCGCCCGTCGCGGCGCGAGCCGCCGCGCGTGGTGGCCGGGGGTCGAACCGGGTGGAGTACCGCCAGTTCACCGAGACAGCGGTGTCGGACGACAACCGGCACCGCCACTTCGGCGTGCAGGAGTCGATCGAGCTCGCCGGCACGCCAGCCGCCGTCGCACGCTGGTGGCGGCGCTGTGCGAGACTCCGGCGACCCCTCGAAGGAGATCAGATGTCGCTCGACAGCCTGCAGGCCCAGCACCGGTTCATCGTCCGCCAGCGAATCCGGATGATGGTCAACCAGTACGAGGTGCACGCCGTGGCACCGGACGGCTCCGAGGGCGGGCTGCTCGCGTTCGCGCAGCAGAAGCGGCTCGCCTTCAAGGAGCAGGTCACCATCTACACCGATGACACCAAGCAGTACCCCCTTCTCGGATTCAAGGCCCGCCAGCGGCTCGATCTCGGCGCCACCTACGACGTGACCGACCACGCCGGCGCCCCGATCGGCCTGTTCCGCAAGGACTTCGCCCAGTCGCTGCTGCGGTCGACCTGGCACGTCGAGCAGCCCGGTCTGCCGCCCGCGACGGGACAGGAGCGCAGCCTGCCGGTGGCGCTGCTGCGCCGCTTCGTCGACTCGCTCTCCTGGCTGCCCTACCACTTCGACTTCCTGGCCGGCGGCCAGCCGGTGTTCTCGGTCGACAAGAAGTGGGGCCTGCGCGACCGGTACGTCGTCGACATCCAGCACCCGCACATCGACCGCCGGCTGGTCATCGCCATGGCGGTGGGCCTGGACGCGCTCCAGTCCCGCTGAGCCGGGCGTCGGCCGGTGGCGCCCGTCGCGGCGGGCCCCGCCGGGCCGACTGCCGAGCAGGGCCCACCGGCCGACCGACGAGTAGCGGCAGGCGGCAGGCTGCGCTCCTGTCCCGTCGCGGGCGTCAGGCGATGATCATGGCGCGGTGGCGGGTTCGCGCGCCGGTCCGGCCCGGGACGTCGCGGTGGCAGCGCGGGACAGCCCGGGCAGCGGCGCGACGCGTACCTGCGCCGTGACGATCAGGTCGAGGCCGTCGACCCGGCACCCGGTCATCCGGCCGCCGTTGGCGGACACCAGCGCGTCGGCCGACCCACATGCGGCGTCCGCCCCGTCGAGCACCCGGCTCGCGCCCGCGAGCGCGCCGAAGTCGGCCGCCACCCGGGCCTGATGGCGCGCGCAGCGGGCGGCCCCGAGTCCCGCGCCGAACAGCCCGACGAGCACGAAGACCAGGCCGATGGCGAGCAGGCACACCGTCGCCCCACCCCGCTCGGGCGCCGACCGGTCGGCGGGCCGTCCGCCTGCGTGCGGCCCACCAAGGCTCGACCCGTCATGGCTCGGCCCGCCAGGGCCCGATCCGGCGAGGCACGGCCCAGCCGGTTCCGACAGCTCATCCGGGTGCGGCTCACCGTCGGCCGAGCCGACGGTCGGTGACAAGCTCCCCAGCTCCTCCAGCGTCCCCAACCGCCCCGGCGGTCCTGGCGTCCCCGGCGTTTGCGGCGTCCCCGGCGGTCCCGGTGTTTCCGGCGTCCCCGGCGGTCCCGGCGTCACGGCGGCGGCCCGGGAGCGCCGGGTTCCACGGCGGCCACCGCGACGCCGGACACGGTCGACCGGGGCAGCCTCGTACCTAACGTCCGGACGGGCGCCCGGACGGTCGCGGTCACCCGGTCACCGACCACGGTCAGCGTCACCTCCGCGCCCGGCGGGGCGTACCGGGCGCCGGCCGGCTGGCCCGGCTCGCCCCGAGCGGCGGCAAGTGCCGCTTCCCGGGCCGCGTCGACACAGCCGGCGCGCGTGGTCACCGCGTCGACCGCGGTGAGGCCGGCGAGGAGAAGGAACATCAACGCCGGCAGGCCGACCGCCAGCTCGGCGGTGAACGACCCCCGTTCCCGGGCGTCCCAGGGACGGCGGCGGGCGGTGCCGCACCCGACGCCGTACGGCGCCCCGCCACTCACCGCCCCGACGGCCGGAACGCGGGCCCACCGGCCACGGTGTCGGTCGGCCCACCGGCGCCCGGTCACTTCAAGGCCCGGTCGATGACGGCGGTCAGCGCGGACTGCACGTTGCCGGAGGTGAGCACCTTCAGCAGGATCCCGGCGAAGGCGACCGCGGCGAGGGTGCCCACGGCGTACTCCGCCGTGTTCATGCCGGCGTCACCCCGCAGTCGGGTGAGGAGCTTGCGCATGTCGTACGTCCTTTCTCGATGGTTCAGAGCACGTCGCCGAGGACGGCGACGATCACCGGCACCAGACCGGCGAGAATGAAGGCGGGCAGGAAGCACAGCCCGAGTGGCAGCACGATGAGCACGCCCGCGCGTCGGGCCGCCGCCTCGGCCGCGGTCGAGCGTTGCGCCCGCAGGTCGTCCGCGAGCCGGGTGAGCGCGCCGGCCAGCGCGGCACCGCTGTTCGACGAACGGACCGCGGCGGCGACCAGGCTTTCCGCCCCGGAGACGGGACGCAGGTGCGCCCATGCCTCGATCGCCGTGCCGCCGAGGCCCAGCGTGCGGCCCACCCGGCCGAGCCGGTCCGCGAGCGGTCCGCCGAGCGCCTCGGCGACCGCGAGCGCCGAGCCGTCGACAGGTGCCCCGGCCCGGAGCGCCGCAGCCAGCAGATCGGCGGCGAGCGGCAGGTCGGCGGTTTCGCGCAGGCGACGCTCCCGTACGGCGCGGGGCTCGATCCGGCGCAGCAGACGGTCGGCGGCGACGCCGGCCAGCAGCCCGGTGAGCAGGCCGCCCCAGCCACCGGCGACCACCGCCACGGCCACGGCGGTCAGGCCGGCGCCCAGCCGGATCCGGTCCGGCCACCAGTTCGGGCGGCCGGGCCGAGGGGTGGGCGCGAGCCGGCGCAGCCGCCGGGCCGGGCGGACGGCGGCCCCGGTCACGACCAGGAGTGACGCGGCGCCGCCGAGGCAGACGGCGGCCACCGTCTGACGGGACATCAGGCCGCCCGCCCGGGCCCGGCACCGAGACGCTCCGCCCAGAGCAACCCGCCTACCTGAAGGACCACGGCCCCCAGGGCGCTGCCGCCGCCGACCGGCGTGTGCAGGAGCACGGCCACCGGGTCGACGCCGATGGCGTAACCCAGACCGATCCCGCCGAGCGGTAGGGCGGCGAGGAGCCACGCCGTCGCCCGCGCGCCGGCGGCCTGGGCGGCGGCAGCGGCGAGCCCCCGGTCGGCCGCCCGGGCGTCGGCTTCGATCCGCTCGAGCAGGTCGGCCAGCGGCGCACCGGTGCGGTCGGCCAGTCGCACCGCGGCCCGGGCCAGCCGGGCGATCCGCCCCGCACCGTCGTCGAGCAGGTGACCGGCGGGCAGACCGGCCCGCAGGTCGGCGGCGACCGCACCGAGCCGGTCCAGATCACGACGGTGGTCCCGCTCGACCGCCTGCCGGGTACGCCGACGCAGCGCCGCCCGGGCCGCGAGCGTGCCGTAGACGGCGAGCACCAGTGCGGCCACCGGACCACCGAGAAGCGCCCCCGCCCCGCCGCCGAGCAGCGCCGCCGCCGGCAGGGCCCGCCGGACGGACACGGCGCGGAACGCGTCCCGACCGCCCGACGTCGGGGTGGCCCGCCGCTCAGGGGTGGACCGCTCGCCGGCACGAGGCCCCGGGTCGAGGACCGCCCGCTGTCGGGCCCGGCCGCCGCGTACCGGCCAACCGACCGTCACCGCGGCACCGGCCAGCAGCACGACCACCAGCCCGAGCTGGCCGGTCACGAGGGGCCTGCCGCGTCGGGCCAGACCGCGCGGAGGATCGGCGGCACGGGCACACCCCGCTCGCGCAGCAGGTTGCCGAGCGGCCGGGCGGCCAGGCCGAGACCTCGGCCACGGATCCAGGCCGGCACCACTGTCACCACCCGCTCGGGGCCGCCCGGCAGGAGCAGGCCGATCGAGTCGAGCACCCGCCCCTCGCCGGTCCGGCGTACCTGGAGGACGACCTGCAACGCGGCGGCGACCTGGGCATGCAACGCGACCCGCGGCAGCCCGCCGAGCATCCCGAGCGCCTCCAGGCGGGCGGGCACGTCCGTCGGGGCGTTGGCGTGCAGCGTCCCCGCGCCGCCGTCGTGGCCGGTGTTCAGCGCGGCCAGCAGGTCGACCACCTCGGCACCCCGGCACTCGCCCACCACCAGCCGGTCCGGTCGCATCCGGAGCGCCTGCCGGACCAGGTCGCTGAGGCCGACCGCGCCGACGCCCTCGACGTTCGCGGTACGCGCCTGCAACCCGATCACGTGCGGATGCACCGGGCGCAGCTCGGCCGCGTCCTCCACCAGCACGATCCGCTCGGTGCCGGGCACCAGCCCGAGCAACGTGTTGAGCAGCGTGGTCTTGCCGGAGCCGGTGCCACCGGTGACCAGGTACGCGAGTCGGGCGGCCACGACCGCGTCGAGCAGCGGTGCGACCGGCCGGGGCACGGTGCCGTGGTCGACCAGTTCCGCCAGCGTGAACGGCCGCTGCCGGAAGGTACGCAACGACAGGTAGGGGCCGTCGGTCGCCACCGGTGGCAGCACGGCGTGCAGCCGGGTGCCGTCCGGCAGTCGCGCGTCGGCGTAGGGCGACGCGTCGTCCAGCCGGCGACCGGCCGCCGCGGTCAACCGCTGCGCCAACCGGCGTACGTCGTCGACCGTGCCGAGCG is a window from the Micromonospora sp. DSM 45708 genome containing:
- a CDS encoding TadA family conjugal transfer-associated ATPase, translating into MTGPADPEELAARVRHRLAAEATPVTSAAVVSAVRAEPGAGVLGDTTLLRIADRVHDDLVGAGPLAPLLADPQITDVLVNGVRVWVDRGRGLHQVAVPLGTVDDVRRLAQRLTAAAGRRLDDASPYADARLPDGTRLHAVLPPVATDGPYLSLRTFRQRPFTLAELVDHGTVPRPVAPLLDAVVAARLAYLVTGGTGSGKTTLLNTLLGLVPGTERIVLVEDAAELRPVHPHVIGLQARTANVEGVGAVGLSDLVRQALRMRPDRLVVGECRGAEVVDLLAALNTGHDGGAGTLHANAPTDVPARLEALGMLGGLPRVALHAQVAAALQVVLQVRRTGEGRVLDSIGLLLPGGPERVVTVVPAWIRGRGLGLAARPLGNLLRERGVPVPPILRAVWPDAAGPS